Proteins from one Telopea speciosissima isolate NSW1024214 ecotype Mountain lineage chromosome 1, Tspe_v1, whole genome shotgun sequence genomic window:
- the LOC122649150 gene encoding uncharacterized protein LOC122649150, with the protein MAGQEDWRKMAGTHKMRPEDVKAARVEASKRPPGQRPGEVLHQRRSLPYSPAKMAVVGFFIATGIAYVTLYIKKKRDATAVDVAKVTVGVAKPEDTHPRK; encoded by the coding sequence atggCAGGACAGGAGGATTGGAGGAAGATGGCAGGCACGCACAAGATGAGACCGGAGGACGTGAAGGCGGCAAGGGTGGAAGCGTCGAAGAGGCCGCCTGGGCAGAGACCAGGGGAAGTACTGCACCAGCGACGTAGCCTACCTTATTCCCCAGCGAAGATGGCCGTTGTCGGGTTCTTTATCGCTACAGGTATCGCTTATGTTACCTTATACATTAAGAAGAAGCGTGATGCAACCGCAGTCGATGTTGCCAAAGTCACTGTCGGTGTAGCCAAGCCTGAGGACACCCATCCTCGGAAGTAG